The Devosia sp. MC521 genome has a segment encoding these proteins:
- a CDS encoding sulfite exporter TauE/SafE family protein: MELERLAILGLALAAGAFVKGATGMGLPLIALPVLTSAFGLQHAVGIMAVVQIVTNIAQVWQFRDGAKDVRLQFMPMFLVTCAVGVGFGTWLLGNLPERYLIFSLGIVLLVYFVLKIKNPHFSIAPTVAQKLAPFTGVGTGILQGATGISAPVGVTFIHAMGLDRRVHVYAVSAMFLLLGFIHLPALFISGIMKPDWMLEALLALIPIAIFMPLGQRVAGKLSRKAFDRMILIFLGLMGVKMVVGL, from the coding sequence ATGGAATTGGAACGCTTGGCCATCTTGGGCTTAGCTTTGGCAGCGGGCGCTTTTGTGAAGGGCGCAACAGGCATGGGGCTGCCCCTGATCGCACTGCCGGTTTTGACCTCGGCCTTTGGTTTGCAACATGCTGTGGGCATTATGGCCGTGGTGCAGATCGTCACCAATATTGCTCAGGTCTGGCAATTTCGTGATGGCGCCAAGGACGTGCGCTTGCAGTTTATGCCGATGTTTTTGGTGACCTGCGCCGTCGGCGTTGGCTTCGGCACATGGCTCTTGGGCAATCTTCCAGAGCGCTATTTGATCTTCAGCCTTGGCATTGTGCTGCTGGTCTATTTTGTTCTCAAAATTAAGAACCCGCACTTCTCCATTGCCCCCACTGTGGCGCAAAAACTGGCACCCTTCACCGGCGTTGGCACGGGCATATTGCAAGGCGCAACCGGCATTTCGGCACCCGTTGGCGTGACCTTTATCCATGCCATGGGGTTGGACCGGCGCGTGCATGTTTATGCCGTCTCGGCCATGTTCCTACTCCTCGGGTTTATCCACCTCCCCGCGCTATTCATCTCCGGCATTATGAAGCCAGATTGGATGCTAGAAGCGCTTCTGGCGCTGATCCCGATCGCCATCTTTATGCCCCTCGGACAGCGCGTTGCTGGGAAACTGAGTCGTAAGGCCTTTGACCGAATGATCCTGATCTTTCTCGGTCTGATGGGCGTAAAAATGGTGGTGGGGCTCTAA
- a CDS encoding complex I NDUFA9 subunit family protein — protein sequence MTRNAQKLVTIFGGSGFVGTHLVQVLAREGFRIRVAVRRPDLAGVVRTPGSVGQIVPIQANLRNEASVQRAIAGADIVINLVGIGHQSGKQNFDAVHTTGAATVARAAKAAGVSTLVHLSALGVDKAASVSKYAASKLAGDEAVLAAYPQAIILRPSLIFGVGDGFFNLMGTLSRIMPIMPLIAGNTKFQPVFVGDVAEAIAKAAKGEVKTGKIYELGGPDVESHKVLMERILAEAGRNRPLVPFPAGLAKLGANLLGILPFKPVVTSDQVDLLGVDNVVSDEAIRDKRTLAAFGIAPTSMGEVLPTYMWRFRRNGEFDRADRGPNTGLAT from the coding sequence ATGACTCGCAATGCCCAGAAGCTCGTCACGATTTTTGGTGGATCGGGATTTGTCGGGACCCATCTGGTGCAGGTGTTGGCACGCGAAGGATTCCGTATCCGCGTTGCTGTTCGTCGTCCTGACCTAGCAGGTGTTGTGCGCACTCCGGGTTCTGTTGGTCAGATCGTGCCGATCCAAGCCAATCTGCGCAATGAAGCATCCGTCCAGCGCGCCATCGCCGGCGCCGATATTGTGATCAATCTGGTCGGCATCGGTCACCAGAGCGGCAAACAGAATTTTGACGCCGTGCACACCACGGGCGCAGCAACTGTCGCTCGCGCCGCCAAGGCCGCCGGGGTTTCAACTCTCGTCCATCTCTCGGCGCTCGGCGTTGATAAGGCTGCGTCGGTATCAAAATATGCAGCCAGCAAGCTTGCTGGTGATGAAGCTGTGCTGGCGGCTTATCCGCAGGCCATCATTTTGCGCCCCTCGCTGATCTTCGGCGTTGGCGATGGCTTCTTTAACCTCATGGGTACGCTGTCGCGCATTATGCCGATCATGCCACTGATTGCTGGCAATACGAAGTTCCAGCCCGTATTCGTTGGCGACGTGGCGGAAGCCATTGCCAAGGCCGCGAAGGGCGAGGTGAAGACTGGCAAGATTTACGAGCTGGGTGGCCCAGACGTTGAAAGCCACAAGGTTCTTATGGAACGCATTCTCGCCGAAGCTGGCCGCAACCGTCCGCTGGTGCCATTCCCAGCTGGTCTCGCCAAACTTGGCGCGAACCTCTTGGGTATTCTGCCCTTCAAGCCAGTGGTGACCAGCGACCAGGTCGACTTGCTCGGGGTCGATAATGTGGTTTCGGACGAAGCTATCAGAGACAAGCGCACCCTCGCGGCATTTGGCATTGCTCCCACTAGCATGGGCGAGGTGCTACCGACCTATATGTGGCGCTTCCGCCGTAATGGCGAGTTCGACCGAGCCGATCGCGGCCCCAATACAGGTCTTGCCACCTAA
- a CDS encoding tripartite tricarboxylate transporter TctB family protein: MTLSAQHEDAARIRADLITAIILIALGLAVTYLSWTMDRLAVRRIHPATIPGLVPFVLGVALTLCGSLLAFRSWKLDTKAGGVALLNLLLSWQTIRVVTVAALALVYTLGLVGRMPFWLASALFVFAFIVLFETVLADRPANLVRTLIWALVVALVAGVGVNYVFGQIFLVRLP; this comes from the coding sequence ATGACCCTCTCTGCTCAGCACGAGGATGCTGCGCGCATACGCGCCGATCTTATCACTGCGATTATTCTGATCGCACTCGGCCTTGCCGTTACGTATCTGTCTTGGACCATGGATCGGCTCGCCGTGCGCCGTATTCACCCAGCAACGATACCGGGTCTCGTGCCCTTCGTGCTCGGCGTTGCCCTGACCCTGTGTGGGTCCCTGCTCGCCTTTCGGTCATGGAAGCTCGATACCAAGGCTGGCGGGGTAGCTCTGCTGAACCTGCTGCTTTCGTGGCAAACTATTCGCGTTGTCACCGTGGCCGCTCTCGCCTTGGTCTACACATTGGGGCTCGTGGGCCGCATGCCGTTCTGGCTGGCGTCGGCGCTCTTTGTGTTCGCCTTTATCGTCTTGTTTGAAACCGTACTGGCAGATCGGCCCGCCAACCTCGTGCGGACACTGATCTGGGCACTGGTGGTCGCGCTCGTTGCAGGCGTGGGCGTCAACTATGTGTTCGGCCAGATTTTTCTGGTTCGGCTGCCTTAG
- a CDS encoding tripartite tricarboxylate transporter substrate binding protein, with the protein MKQSLLRVVLASSTAVFALGATMAIGQEWKPDRPINLIVPWGAGGSTDQVTRVTAPILAEALGVEVVVVNQPGASGAIGTQEVLNAERDGYTWTANAIANNATYSVTGLLENTNIDDWHIYLSVANVPVVSVPMDSQFKDFGELLAAFQSDAGSGISVATAGITSSGGTAIGALSGAAGGFDYNMITYDGGGPAAIATAAGEAMVTTQLAVEQTELIRGGRLKALAVLSNQPLVIEGAEPIPPITNWLPDMELAPDYFGIFVPKGVPAEVVATLDKIWAEKVSTSEAVKTYAETFGAVFAPSYGEEARALAMPVVILEACDSVGRGEAVNDPSTIGIDCETRTEMAKN; encoded by the coding sequence ATGAAGCAGTCACTGCTGCGCGTTGTCCTCGCGTCGAGCACTGCTGTGTTCGCGCTGGGCGCAACTATGGCCATCGGTCAGGAATGGAAGCCTGATCGTCCAATCAATCTCATCGTACCGTGGGGCGCTGGTGGGTCGACCGATCAGGTGACCCGTGTCACAGCGCCGATCCTTGCAGAAGCCCTTGGTGTTGAAGTCGTCGTCGTCAACCAACCAGGCGCATCCGGTGCCATTGGTACGCAGGAAGTGCTCAATGCTGAGCGCGATGGCTACACCTGGACTGCCAATGCGATCGCCAACAACGCCACCTATTCGGTGACGGGGCTTTTGGAAAACACCAATATCGACGACTGGCACATCTATCTTTCCGTTGCCAACGTGCCGGTAGTCTCGGTGCCGATGGACAGCCAGTTCAAGGATTTCGGTGAACTTTTGGCGGCGTTCCAGTCGGACGCTGGTAGCGGCATTTCTGTTGCGACAGCCGGCATCACCTCATCTGGTGGCACCGCCATTGGCGCGCTTTCGGGTGCGGCGGGTGGCTTTGACTACAACATGATCACCTATGATGGGGGCGGCCCAGCTGCGATTGCAACAGCCGCTGGCGAAGCCATGGTCACGACCCAACTTGCCGTTGAGCAAACCGAACTGATCCGCGGTGGTCGTCTGAAAGCTCTGGCCGTGTTGTCCAACCAGCCGCTTGTGATTGAAGGCGCTGAGCCGATCCCACCGATCACAAACTGGCTTCCAGATATGGAGTTGGCGCCGGATTACTTCGGTATTTTCGTGCCAAAGGGCGTGCCGGCCGAGGTGGTAGCCACACTCGACAAGATTTGGGCTGAGAAGGTCTCAACATCTGAAGCGGTAAAAACCTACGCTGAAACCTTCGGTGCCGTTTTCGCTCCATCCTATGGCGAGGAAGCGCGCGCTCTGGCGATGCCGGTTGTGATTCTTGAGGCCTGCGATTCCGTTGGTCGCGGTGAAGCGGTCAACGATCCGTCCACCATTGGCATCGATTGCGAAACCCGCACTGAGATGGCCAAGAACTAA
- a CDS encoding tripartite tricarboxylate transporter permease, translating to MFDGLILLGQGVAHFITPSGLFNVAWATLLGLTIGILPGLTATMGVALLVTLTYKMAPDQAILTLMCVYLGAIYGGSRTAILLNIPGTPANAAATLDGHPLAKQGKAGLAMGLATTSSTLGTLVGIFFLAIIAPVLSEAALKFGSYEFFWLALFGVVVSGQMTGSDTPLKGYIAGIIGLLVAMIGMETLHAHQRFTFGIPALVGGIDLIPAMVGAFGLAEILSTMKRTAIANIAPVNDRVVPTFREIFQYWKTIIRSGIIGTFVGIIPGVGEDVGAWSSYAAAKKLSKNPEEFGKGSQEGLIAAETGDNAVVSASMIPTLTLALPGSAAAAVLIAAMMIHGIRPGPMLMIENAPFLYQVVGMLLLATLANLIFGLSLTKVFIKVLSVPRERLMAVIYVLCVIGSFAITQRMFDVYVMLVFGIVGFFLREMKYPMAPLVLGIVLGDLLDLNLRRGLALTNGDPTPFFTRPISAVICLIIVFTILMSIPAVNRRVRSLFARNRGAVPAKS from the coding sequence ATGTTTGACGGACTTATTCTCCTCGGCCAGGGCGTGGCGCATTTCATAACCCCCTCCGGCCTTTTCAATGTGGCGTGGGCAACACTGCTCGGTCTGACCATCGGTATTTTGCCCGGCCTTACGGCCACCATGGGCGTCGCGCTCTTGGTGACGCTCACCTATAAAATGGCGCCAGACCAGGCCATTCTCACCCTGATGTGCGTCTATTTGGGCGCCATTTATGGGGGCAGCCGCACTGCCATTTTGCTCAATATTCCCGGCACACCGGCCAATGCGGCGGCGACGCTCGATGGTCACCCGCTCGCCAAGCAGGGCAAGGCAGGTCTTGCCATGGGTCTTGCGACGACCTCCTCAACTTTGGGAACCTTGGTCGGCATTTTCTTTCTCGCCATTATTGCTCCCGTGCTTTCCGAAGCGGCGCTGAAATTTGGCTCGTATGAGTTTTTCTGGCTCGCACTATTCGGCGTGGTTGTATCGGGTCAGATGACGGGCTCTGATACGCCGCTCAAGGGCTACATCGCCGGGATCATTGGCCTGTTGGTGGCCATGATCGGCATGGAAACGCTGCATGCGCATCAGCGCTTTACCTTTGGCATACCGGCGCTTGTTGGCGGCATTGATTTGATCCCGGCCATGGTTGGCGCATTTGGCTTGGCCGAAATTCTCTCCACCATGAAGCGCACGGCCATCGCCAATATCGCCCCGGTGAATGATCGTGTCGTGCCGACCTTCCGCGAGATTTTCCAATATTGGAAAACCATTATTCGCTCCGGCATCATTGGCACCTTTGTTGGTATCATCCCGGGTGTCGGTGAGGACGTTGGCGCCTGGAGTTCCTATGCAGCGGCCAAAAAGCTGTCCAAGAACCCCGAAGAGTTCGGCAAGGGCAGCCAAGAAGGGCTGATCGCGGCAGAAACCGGCGATAATGCCGTGGTATCGGCCTCGATGATCCCGACACTTACTCTGGCCCTGCCCGGCTCTGCCGCTGCCGCCGTGCTCATCGCGGCGATGATGATCCACGGCATCCGCCCTGGCCCCATGCTGATGATCGAGAATGCGCCCTTCCTCTATCAGGTCGTGGGCATGCTGCTGTTGGCAACGCTCGCCAATCTGATCTTCGGCCTGTCGCTGACAAAGGTCTTCATTAAGGTCCTTTCGGTCCCACGCGAACGGCTCATGGCGGTCATCTATGTGCTCTGCGTTATTGGCTCTTTTGCCATCACTCAGCGCATGTTCGACGTCTACGTCATGTTGGTCTTTGGCATTGTCGGCTTCTTCCTTCGGGAGATGAAATACCCAATGGCGCCACTGGTTTTGGGCATCGTGCTCGGCGATCTCTTAGACCTGAACCTGCGCCGCGGCTTGGCGCTTACCAATGGCGACCCAACGCCCTTCTTTACCCGGCCGATCAGCGCTGTTATCTGCCTGATCATTGTCTTCACCATTCTGATGTCCATTCCGGCGGTAAATCGACGTGTCCGATCCCTCTTCGCCCGCAATCGTGGAGCTGTCCCAGCCAAAAGCTGA
- a CDS encoding TetR/AcrR family transcriptional regulator yields the protein MELSQPKAETSKRPRNSVKTKASILAAARVEFADRGFEGARVDAIAERAEANKRLLYHYFGNKEELYRAVLLEAYTEIRAGERALSLGRYDPVEAMDRLVRFTFRHFLANPWFPRLLGTENIENARFLKTLPDIKALHSPLVGQIAEIIERGAEAGLFRRDVDPVQLYISVAALGFFYVSNTATLSVIFERDLSSVAMVQEREAHAVQMVLDFLKTKSRHG from the coding sequence GTGGAGCTGTCCCAGCCAAAAGCTGAGACGTCAAAACGCCCAAGGAATTCGGTAAAGACCAAAGCCTCCATTCTGGCAGCAGCCAGAGTGGAGTTTGCCGATCGGGGCTTTGAGGGCGCGCGCGTCGATGCCATCGCCGAGCGTGCTGAGGCCAATAAGCGGCTGCTCTATCATTATTTCGGCAATAAAGAGGAGCTCTACCGGGCCGTCCTCTTGGAAGCCTATACCGAGATCCGCGCGGGTGAGCGGGCGCTGTCCTTGGGGCGCTATGATCCGGTGGAAGCTATGGACCGCCTTGTGCGGTTCACCTTCCGTCACTTTCTGGCGAACCCATGGTTTCCGCGCCTCTTGGGCACGGAAAACATCGAGAACGCGCGTTTTCTCAAGACCCTGCCCGATATCAAGGCGCTGCATTCGCCGCTGGTCGGGCAAATCGCCGAGATTATCGAGCGTGGAGCCGAAGCGGGACTGTTCCGCCGCGATGTCGATCCGGTGCAGCTTTATATTTCCGTGGCTGCGCTCGGCTTCTTCTATGTGTCGAACACGGCCACCCTATCGGTGATCTTTGAACGCGATCTCTCAAGCGTTGCTATGGTCCAGGAGCGCGAGGCGCACGCCGTGCAAATGGTTCTCGACTTTTTGAAAACCAAATCGCGGCACGGCTAA
- a CDS encoding PadR family transcriptional regulator, whose amino-acid sequence MASRDFRDFDWSTVDQLARRSWGRMQRAAGVDFGEWGGKARVGKMLASGDLRLVALFFIEQQPRHGYDLIKAVEEASNGVYSPSPGIVYPALTYLEEAGFATSSVDGNKKLYAITDEGRAHLEDNREAVAATLEFLARTGEQVNKFRDFVAADWPFGGKGEPEATPSHPAWAPDDRPMHDVVPELDAARKSVKQAIKKARTGSDEVQLRAAEILRRAAADIEALGQDDDVDL is encoded by the coding sequence ATGGCATCTCGCGATTTTCGTGATTTTGACTGGAGCACAGTAGACCAATTGGCGCGTCGCAGCTGGGGCCGTATGCAGCGTGCTGCTGGCGTCGATTTCGGCGAATGGGGTGGCAAGGCCCGCGTCGGCAAAATGCTGGCCTCGGGTGACTTACGCCTCGTGGCGCTCTTTTTCATCGAGCAGCAGCCGCGCCACGGTTATGATCTGATCAAAGCCGTAGAAGAAGCGTCCAATGGCGTCTATTCGCCGAGCCCCGGCATTGTGTACCCGGCGCTGACCTATCTTGAGGAGGCGGGCTTCGCGACCTCGAGCGTTGACGGCAATAAGAAGCTTTATGCAATTACCGACGAAGGCCGCGCGCATTTGGAAGACAATCGCGAGGCAGTAGCCGCCACGCTAGAGTTTCTGGCGCGGACGGGCGAGCAGGTGAACAAGTTCCGCGATTTCGTTGCAGCCGATTGGCCTTTTGGTGGCAAAGGGGAGCCGGAAGCAACGCCGTCACACCCCGCTTGGGCGCCAGACGACCGGCCTATGCATGACGTGGTGCCGGAACTGGATGCGGCGCGCAAATCGGTTAAGCAGGCGATTAAAAAGGCCCGCACTGGTTCGGACGAAGTGCAGTTACGCGCCGCTGAGATTTTGCGTCGCGCCGCAGCCGATATTGAAGCGCTCGGTCAGGACGATGACGTCGACCTTTAG
- a CDS encoding site-specific integrase — protein sequence MGYLVRNLTFDQSAGRWKYRRVIPVALRQHIDRNITEFVRWLGAKEGTSKTPSASVLAACAQAVAECEALLSLARKRLLGEFDQLDTAAIRQVIKLLRNDLAEPSRRGALLKTLGVALHDTVEAVADLRKQMNSGDSLEHLRASVAALCERLGLMVDKDAECFQRLASRCLAVVLEVLDPVVEPRPVAVPIRAESPKKPAASVVRKVKQTITGLPEAWWREAEKAGLSGSTKEAYFRVTRQFRAFIGHDDAERVTAADVVAYKDHRLAQGTSLKTIKGTDISALRVLFGWAVSQQLLGHNPADGIKVMNAKRKVERSKGFTDEEARALLTASFNYQPSGWESPQVTAVRRWVPWLMAYTGARVGEVVQLRKEDIRQEGGHWVIRLTPEAGTIKTSVFRDVVLHPHLVELGFITFVQSRPFGHLFLKLLQKTDKAVHGGLETAKNRVREFVRTIITDERVQPNHAWRHRFETTARSLGRREDVTNAITGHATAGAAAGYGEVTLAAQVKFFEDWPRTLLLTCDEQ from the coding sequence ATGGGTTACCTTGTTAGAAACCTGACGTTCGACCAAAGCGCTGGTCGGTGGAAATATCGTCGGGTCATTCCCGTTGCGCTCCGGCAGCATATCGACCGGAACATCACTGAGTTTGTCCGCTGGCTCGGCGCGAAAGAAGGCACCTCCAAGACTCCTTCGGCTTCCGTTCTGGCCGCCTGTGCTCAAGCCGTGGCCGAGTGTGAGGCGCTCCTATCCCTTGCCCGTAAGCGCCTCCTCGGTGAGTTCGATCAGCTGGACACTGCTGCTATCCGGCAGGTCATCAAACTCCTCAGGAATGATCTCGCAGAGCCAAGCCGTCGAGGGGCGCTGCTGAAGACCTTGGGTGTTGCGCTGCATGACACTGTTGAAGCTGTAGCTGACCTGCGGAAACAAATGAACTCAGGCGATTCACTAGAGCACCTGCGGGCTTCTGTGGCGGCGCTTTGTGAGCGTTTGGGGCTGATGGTCGACAAGGATGCGGAATGCTTCCAGAGGCTCGCTAGCCGATGTCTGGCAGTGGTGCTTGAGGTGCTCGATCCTGTGGTTGAACCTCGTCCTGTTGCTGTTCCCATCAGGGCAGAATCTCCAAAAAAGCCAGCGGCTTCTGTGGTGCGTAAGGTGAAGCAGACCATCACTGGTCTACCTGAGGCATGGTGGCGTGAGGCCGAGAAGGCTGGGCTGTCTGGGAGCACCAAAGAGGCCTACTTCCGCGTCACTCGGCAGTTCCGAGCGTTCATTGGTCATGATGATGCTGAGCGGGTAACGGCGGCTGATGTGGTCGCCTACAAGGACCATCGGTTGGCACAAGGCACGAGCCTAAAGACCATCAAGGGAACCGACATCTCGGCCCTACGAGTGCTCTTTGGCTGGGCTGTCAGTCAGCAGCTGCTTGGTCACAATCCCGCAGACGGCATCAAGGTGATGAACGCCAAGCGCAAGGTTGAGCGCTCAAAGGGTTTCACTGACGAGGAGGCGCGAGCACTGCTTACTGCGTCCTTCAACTACCAACCGTCAGGCTGGGAAAGCCCGCAGGTGACTGCTGTTCGCCGCTGGGTGCCTTGGCTGATGGCCTATACGGGTGCTCGCGTTGGTGAGGTCGTGCAGCTCCGCAAGGAAGACATCAGGCAAGAAGGTGGTCATTGGGTTATCCGACTGACGCCTGAGGCGGGGACCATCAAGACCAGTGTCTTCCGAGACGTTGTCCTACATCCGCATCTTGTGGAGCTGGGGTTCATCACGTTCGTCCAAAGTCGTCCCTTCGGGCACCTCTTCCTCAAGCTGTTGCAGAAGACCGACAAGGCGGTGCATGGGGGCTTGGAGACCGCCAAGAACCGTGTCCGTGAGTTCGTCAGAACCATCATCACCGATGAGAGGGTGCAGCCCAACCACGCTTGGCGTCATCGCTTTGAGACCACAGCGAGAAGCCTTGGGAGGCGAGAAGACGTCACCAATGCGATCACCGGACACGCCACGGCTGGCGCTGCTGCTGGCTATGGCGAGGTGACCTTGGCGGCTCAGGTGAAGTTCTTCGAGGATTGGCCGAGGACCTTGTTATTAACATGCGACGAGCAATAA